One stretch of Macaca nemestrina isolate mMacNem1 chromosome 17, mMacNem.hap1, whole genome shotgun sequence DNA includes these proteins:
- the LOC105476832 gene encoding spindle and kinetochore-associated protein 2 isoform X1 produces the protein MEAEVDKLELMFQKAESDLDYIQYRLEYEIKTNHPDSASEKNPVTLLKELSAIKSRYQTLYARFKPVAVEQKETKSRICATVNKTMNVIQKLQKQTDLELSPLTQEEKTAAEQFKSHMPDL, from the exons TTCCAGAAAGCTGAGTCTGATCTGGATTACATTCAATACAGGTTGGAATATGAAATCAAGACTAATCATCCTGATTCAGCAAGCGAG AAAAATCCAGTTACACTCTTAAAGGAATTGTCAGCCATAAAGTCTCGATATCAAACTTTGTATGCCCGCTTTAAACCAGTTGCTGTTGAGCAGAAAGAGACTAAGAGCCGCATATGTGCTACTGTGAATAAAACTATGAATGTGATACAAAAACTACAGAAGCAAACAGACCTGGAG cTGTCACCACTGACTCAAGAAGAGAAAACTGCGGCAGAGCAATTCAAATCTCACATGCCAGATTTATGA